In one Choloepus didactylus isolate mChoDid1 chromosome 1, mChoDid1.pri, whole genome shotgun sequence genomic region, the following are encoded:
- the PFN2 gene encoding profilin-2 isoform X1, which produces MAGWQSYVDNLMCDGCCQEAAIVGYCDAKYVWAATAGGVFQSITPIEIDMIVGKDREGFFTNGLTLGAKKCSVIRDSLYVDGDCTMDIRTKSQGGEPTYNVAVGRAGRVLVFVMGKEGVHGGGLNKKAYSMAKYLRDSGF; this is translated from the exons ATGGCCGGTTGGCAGAGCTACGTGGATAACCTGATGTGTGATGGCTGCTGCCAGGAGGCCGCCATTGTCGGCTACTGCGATGCCAAATACGTCTGGGCAGCCACGGCTGGGGGCGTCTTTCAGAGCATTACG CCAATAGAAATAGATATGATTGTAGGAAAAGACCGGGAAGGTTTCTTTACCAATGGTTTGACTCTTGGTGCAAAGAAGTGCTCAGTGATCAGAGATAGTCTATATGTTGACGGTGACTGCACAATGGACATCCGGACAAAGAGTCAAGGTGGAGAGCCAACATACAACGTTGCAGTCGGCAGAGCTGGTAGAG tcttgGTCTTTGTAATGGGAAAAGAAGGGGTCCATGGAGGCGGATTGAATAAGAAGGCATACTCAATGGCAAAATACTTGAGAGACTCTGGGTTCTAG
- the PFN2 gene encoding profilin-2 isoform X2 — protein sequence MAGWQSYVDNLMCDGCCQEAAIVGYCDAKYVWAATAGGVFQSITPIEIDMIVGKDREGFFTNGLTLGAKKCSVIRDSLYVDGDCTMDIRTKSQGGEPTYNVAVGRAGRALVIVMGKEGVHGGTLNKKAYELALYLRRSDV from the exons ATGGCCGGTTGGCAGAGCTACGTGGATAACCTGATGTGTGATGGCTGCTGCCAGGAGGCCGCCATTGTCGGCTACTGCGATGCCAAATACGTCTGGGCAGCCACGGCTGGGGGCGTCTTTCAGAGCATTACG CCAATAGAAATAGATATGATTGTAGGAAAAGACCGGGAAGGTTTCTTTACCAATGGTTTGACTCTTGGTGCAAAGAAGTGCTCAGTGATCAGAGATAGTCTATATGTTGACGGTGACTGCACAATGGACATCCGGACAAAGAGTCAAGGTGGAGAGCCAACATACAACGTTGCAGTCGGCAGAGCTGGTAGAG CATTGGTTATAGTCATGGGAAAGGAAGGTGTCCACGGAGGCACACTTAACAAGAAAGCATATGAACTCGCTTTATACCTGAGGAGGTCTGATGTGTAA